Proteins encoded together in one Anabaena sphaerica FACHB-251 window:
- a CDS encoding PCP reductase family protein produces MSEQIKWTAEAEVKVKKIPFFVRPFARKKIENYAYEKDILLITLEVYDEAKKLFNKNHN; encoded by the coding sequence ATTAAATGGACTGCGGAAGCAGAAGTGAAAGTGAAAAAAATTCCTTTTTTTGTGCGTCCTTTTGCACGGAAGAAGATTGAAAATTATGCTTATGAGAAGGATATATTATTAATTACTCTTGAGGTTTATGATGAGGCTAAAAAACTGTTTAATAAGAATCATAATTAA